Proteins from a single region of Primulina tabacum isolate GXHZ01 chromosome 5, ASM2559414v2, whole genome shotgun sequence:
- the LOC142545069 gene encoding uncharacterized protein LOC142545069, with protein MAPGRKGRKGKEVVQESEAPNVRGLNETDWGRRGRRPRGEARNANVEHEVDQLTRGMGEMELVISRFQNMRPPRFFGNEDGEKAIAWLKSMKRLFNMLEYTPDLQLKLAICQLKDRAQLWWETTEESLKESGERVTWDVFCAQFAREYSPPSYYSAKEAEFNRLTQGNMTVVEYASQFSALLAYVPHVASSDRNKLSHFMQGLNRTICTLVVAGAPVNYADAVEKAKNVEASLLLAEPQSVQPGFPQSFGGNVSMPVGAPLYRPLLPYQPTQSYQQPKQQNFKVKRKQFKKQTRSSSSSSGSQRGSSVGSPGGVFCDRFGGKHFSTQCTGVHGSCNICGQVGHYARVCPNAVRQQFQQPQFGQGFRGQATRPFVPTQSFQQSSYPQPRGSAQQRFPGPQQARVHALTQDQVQDAPGGVIADTVSVSTPASVCLMSHEIILNCVIRFDDNIMITNLIKLDMSDFDCILGMDTLSNYRATVDCFHGVVRFRPYYGSKWNFYGSDSQSRIPLVSAMEIFRILSTGNEGFMIYAVDATQGKRFEVSDIPVVKEFPDVFPDEIPGFPPQREIDFSIELVSGTNPISSAPYRLAPAELKELKEQLHDLLEKGYIRPRHYRRFIEGFSIIARPMTQLTQKDRRFVWTDECESSFQTLKEKLTIAPVLALPSGSGGYVVCSDASLNGLGCVLMQNGRVIAYASRQFVIYSDHKSLKYLFSQPDLNMRQRRWMELLKDFDCEIQYQPGRMNLVADALSRKVHNAMLTSLTISKVHEHLGTSGWTYQISGDYFIVSSIQVEPHILSRIKAAQKTDPHIHRLKELSRAGQTEKFSVASDGSLRFNGRLVVPNLIDLKEAILREAHCSRHSIHPGIRKMYHTLRAHYWWEGMKKDISHFVAKCLTCQQVKAERMRPGGMLHSLEVPQWNWEHIAMDFFWGSLQSALGSKLTMSTAYHQQTDGQSERTIQTLEDMLRAVVMDFKGGWQESLSLVEFSYNNSFQATIGMAPFEALKRMKAAQDRQASYANKRRRPLEFQVGDYVFLKVSPFRGTMRFGHKGKLAPRYIGPYMIVERIGTLAYRLDLPQSLSLIHNVFHVSMLWKYEPDPSHILNVEEVELDSSLSYVEHPEQILDRKERQLRSKTIPLVLVQWSRHGREESTWELEAKMRQEWPHLFENVMNYAMYSEFPMYYQM; from the exons ATGGCACCTGGTCGTAAGGGCAGAAAAGGAAAGGAAGTTGTTCAGGAATCTGAAGCTCCTAATGTTAGAGGACTTAACGAGACTGATTGGGGAAGACGAGGTCGTCGTCCTCGTGGTGAAGCACGAAATGCTAACGTTGAGCATGAAGTGGATCAGTTGACTAGAGGAATGGGTGAAATGGAACTAGTGATATCCCGATTTCAGAACATGCGTCCTCCTCGATTCTTTGGGAATGAAGATGGTGAGAAAGCTATAGCATGGTTAAAAAGTATGAAGCGTTTGTTCAATATGTTGGAGTACACTCCTGACTTGCAGCTTAAGTTGGCTATTTGTCAATTAAAAGACCGAGCCCAGTTATGGTGGGAAACTACTGAGGAATCTTTGAAAGAATCAGGTGAAAGagttacttgggatgtattttgcGCTCAGTTTGCTCGAGAGTATTCACCGCCTTCGTACTATTCGGCCAAGGAAGCTGAATTCAATAGATTGACTCAAGGTAATATGACTGTAGTGGAGTATGCCTCTCAATTTTCAGCGCTTCTTGCCTATGTTCCTCATGTTGCTAGCAGTGATCGGAACAAGCTATCGCATTTTATGCAAGGATTGAATCGAACCATTTGTACTTTAGTAGTCGCTGGAGCACCTGTTAATTATGCCGATGCCGTTGAGAAAGCCAAGAATGTGGAGGCGAGTTTACTTTTGGCAGAACCACAGTCAGTTCAACCAGGTTTTCCTCAGAGTTTCGGAGGTAATGTGTCGATGCCAGTGGGTGCACCATTATACCGTCCTTTACTGCCATACCAGCCTACGCAGTCTTATCAACAACCAAAGCAGCAAAATTTTAAGGTCAAaagaaaacagttcaagaaacaGACTCGTAGTAGTTCTTCTAGTTCTGGCAGTCAGCGTGGAAGTTCAGTTGGGTCCCCAGGTGGAGTATTTTGTGATCGTTTTGGTGGTAAGCATTTCAGCACTCAGTGTACGGGAGTTCACGGATCTTGTAATATTTGTGGGCAAGTTGGACAttatgctagagtatgtccgaaTGCAGTGAGACAACAATTTCAGCAACCTCAGTTTGGTCAGGGTTTTAGAGGACAAGCAACTAGGCCTTTTGTTCCGACTCAGTCTTTTCAGCAGTCTAGCTATCCTCAGCCTAGAGGTTCTGCACAGCAGCGTTTCCCAGGGccacagcaggctcgagttcaTGCTTTAACCCAGGATCAAGTTCAAGATGCACCGGGTGGAGTTATCGCAG ATACTGTGTCAGTTTCTACTCCTGCCAGTGTGTGTTTGATGTCTCATGAGATAATTCTGAATTGTGTTATTAGATTCGatgataatattatgataactaATCTCATCAAGCTGGATATGTCTGACTTCGACTGTATTCTGGGAATGGATACTCTGTCTAATTATCGAGCTACCGTCGATTGTTTCCATggagttgtcagattcagaccgtaTTATGGCAGTAAATGGAATTTTTACGGTAGTGATTCGCAATCACGTATTCCATTAGTGTCAGCAATGGAGATATTTAGAATCTTGTCGACAGGAAATGAAGGATTCATGATCTATGCAGTTGATGCGACACAGGGAAAAAGATTTGAAGTTTCTGATATTCCTGTTGTCAAGGAATTCcctgatgtatttcccgatgaaatTCCTGGATTTCCACCCCAGAGGGAAATTGATTTTAGCATTGAGTTGGTGTCCGGGACAAATCCTATTTCGAGCGCACCATACCGTTTGGCTCCAGCGGAATTGAAAGAGCTCAAAGAACAATTACACGACTTACTAGAAAAAGGCTATATTAGACCAA gACACTATAGGCGTttcattgaaggattttctattATAGCAAGGCCTATGACTCAATTAACGCAAAAAGATCGACGTTTTGTGTGGACAGATGAATGTGAGTCAAGTTTTCAGACTTTGAAGGAAAAGTTGACAATAGCTCCAGTGCTAGCTTTGCCATCAGGCTCAGGTGGATATGTTGTTTGTTCAGATGCATCTTTAAATGGACTTGGATGTGTTCTAATGCAAAATGGGCGAGTGattgcatatgcttctcgtcag TTTGTGATTTATTCGGATCACAAGAGCCTTAAATATCTTTTCTCACAGCCTgacttgaacatgagacaacgtCGATGGATGGAGttacttaaagactttgattgtgagattcagtatcaacCAGGGCGAATGAATCTTGTTGCAGATGCTCTCAGCAGGAAAGTTCATAATGCTATGCTGACATCTTTGACTATCTCTAAAGTTCACGAGCACTTGGGAACTTCAGGATGGACTTATCAGATCAGTGGAGACTACTTCATAGTGTCAtctattcaagttgagccaCATATTTTGTCCAGAATCAAAGCAGCACAGAAGACCGATCCGCATATTCATAGATTGAAAGAATTGTCTCGAGCAGGTCAGACAGAAAAGTTTAGTGTTGCTTCAGATGGCAGTCTGCGCTTTAATGGTAGACTTGTGGTTCCTAATTTGATAGATCTGAAAGAAGCCATACTAAGggaagcacattgtagtcgaCACAGTATTCACCCAGGAATTCGAAAGATGTATCATACCTTGAGAGCTCATTATTGGTgggaaggtatgaagaaagatatttctcaTTTTGTGGCTAAATGCTTAACGTGTCAACAAgttaaagccgagagaatgagacCTGGTGGAATGTTACATAGTCTTGAAGTACCGCAGTGGAACTGGGAgcacattgctatggatttt TTTTGGGGAAGTTTGCAATCAGCTTTGGGTTCAAAGTTGACTATGAGCACCGCCTATCACCAGCaaacagatggtcagtcagaaagaacCATCCAGACTCTAGAGGATATGTTACGAGCAGTAGTGATGGATTTCAAAGGTGGTTGGCAAGAATCATTGTCTTTGGTTGAATTCTCTTACAATAATAGTTTTCAGGCAACAATcggtatggcaccatttgaagcttt GAAAAGGATGAAAGCAGCCCAAGATCGTCAAGCcagttatgctaataaaaggcgTAGACCTTTAGAGTTCCAAGTGGGcgattatgttttcttgaaagtatcaccATTCCGGGGTACCATGAGATTCGGACATAAAGGGAAGTTAGCTCCGCGTTATATTGGTCCGTATATGATTGTTGAAAGGATTGGCACATTGGCGTATCGTTTAGATTTGCCGCAGAGTTTGTCTTTGATAcataatgtgtttcatgtatctatgttgtgGAAGTATGAGCCAGATCCGTCTCATATCTTGAATGTCGAGGAAGTGGAGTTGGACAGTTCCCTTAGCTATGTTGAACATCCAGAGCAAATTTTGGACCGTAAGGAAAGACAGCTCAGGAGCAAGACGATTCCATTGGTTTTGGTACAATGGAGTAGACATGGAAGAGAAGAATCTACATGGGAATTAGAGGCAAAGATGCGACAAGAATGGCCTCATTTGTTTGAGAATGTAATGAATTACGCGATGTATTCTGAATTTCCTATGTATTATCAGATGTAA